TCCCTGTTTGTAATTTGCTTACTAATCTTGAGTTGTCTCATCAGTTGGTGACTTTTATTTTTTCAGACAAATGCCTTATGATAACGAATATGTAGGTTTATTAGTTCACAATCAATTATAAAAAGATTGGACAAGAGGAAAACTAGGTATTGTAATACCACTTCTTTGAATTACAACACCTAGTTTATCTATAATGTTCAATAGTGTGATTTAGAATCTCTTCTTACCACCTCTATCTCCACCACCTCTACGATCACCTCTATCGTTTCTTTCCTTTTTACGTTCCTGATAGCCTTCTGGTTTAGCTAGCAGTTCTTTTCTAGAAAGTCTATACTTTCCTGTCTTCTTATCGATGTCAATCAGCTTCACTTTCACTTCTTCTCCTACTTCCATGACACCATCCATAGTCTCGATTCTTTCCCAAGAAATCTCTGAGATATGAAGCAAACCATCTTTACCTTTCATGAATTCAACGAAGGCTCCAAATGGCTGAATTGATTTTACAACTCCATCATATACCTCACCAATTTCTGGTACTGCAATGATTGCTTTTACACGTTCAACTGCTGCTTTCATATCGTCTCCATTGACAGCAAAGATATTTACAAGACCTTTACCTTCAACTTCCTCGATAACAACCGTTGTATTTGTTTCCTTCTGGATTTCCTGTACAATCTTACCACCTGGTCCGATCACAGCACCAATCATATCCTGCTCAATCTCGATTGTCACAGAACGTGGAGCATGAGGTTTCAAGTCAGGACGAGCTTCCTTAATTACAGCCTCCATCTTGCCACGGATATGAGACCTACCCTCATTAGCCTGAGCCAAAGCTGATTTCAGTACTTCGTATGACAAACCATCCACTTTAATATCCATCTGGCAAGCAGTGATACCTTTTTCAGTACCTGTTACCTTGAAGTCCATATCTCCCAAGTGATCCTCATCACCCAAAATATCAGAAAGTATCGCATACTTACCAGTTTCAGGGTCTGAAATCATACCCATCGCAATACCTGATACTGTCGATTTAAGTTTCACACCTGCATCCATCAGCGCCAAAGAACCTGCACAAACCGTTGCCATTGATGATGACCCGTTCGATTCCAGAATATCTGACACTACACGTACAGTGTAAGGGTTTTCATTTTCAGGAGGCATTACCATTGAAAGTGCTCTCAATGCCAAGTTACCATGACCTACTTCACGTCTACCAGGACCTCTGTTAGGCTTAACCTCACCAGTAGAGAAACCAGGGAAGTTGTAATGCAAAATAAAGCGGCTTGTACCTTGGAACATAGCACCATCGATCATCTGCTCGTCCAACTTAGTACCCATTGTTACAGTTGTCAGTGATTGAGTTTCACCTCTTGTAAACAATGCAGAACCGTGTGCTGAAGGCAAATAATCTACCTCACATTCAATTGGACGAATTTCTGTCAGCTGACGACCATCCAATCGAACTTTTTCATCCAACACCAAGTTTCTTGCTGCTTTCTTTTCTGCTGCATTCAGGTATTTTTTCACCAAGAAGAGATCAATTGTTTCATCATCTTCTGGAAGTGCGTCCAAATACTCTTGCTTTATAGCTGAGAACGCTTCTTTACGTTCTGATTTATTTTTGATAGAAGCTTTAGCTACAGCATAAAGCTTGTCATATACTTTATCAAAAATCTCTTTCTCTAGCTCTTCGTTTTCAGGTCCCTTGTCGTATTCTCTTTTTTCTGTTTTGCCAGCCATCTCAGTCAGTTCGGCTTGAGCTTGACACTGTACTTTGATTGCATCATGAGCAACTTTCATTGCTTCCAGCATAACATCTTCCGACACTTCATTCATCTCACCTTCCACCATCAGGATATTCTCCTCAGAAGCTGCTACGATCAAATCAAGATCACAAGCTTCTATTTGTGCTGGTGTTGGGTTTACTACATATTCACCATCCTTAGTTAGGATTACTCTAACTTCTGAAATTGGTGTTGGGAAAGGAATATCTGATACTGCTAAAGCACAAGAAGCTGCCAACGCTACCAATGCGTCTGGTTGAGCTTCCTGATCTGCAGAAATCAAGGAAATATTTACTTGTGTTTCGTAACGATAGTCAGATGGGAACATTGGTCTAAGCGCACGGTCTACCAATCTTGAAATCAAGATTTCCCTGTCACTTAATCTGCCTTCTCTCTTCAGGAATCCTCCAGGGATTTTACCAGCAGAAGCAAATTTTTCTTGGTAGTCTACTGATAAAGGGAAGAAATCGATTCCTTCTCTCAAATCTGTGCTTGACACTACAGTAGCCAAAAGCATTGTATTGCCCATTCTCAATACAACAGCACCATCTGCTTGTCTTGCCATCTTGCCTGATTCGATTGAAATCTCTCTTCCGTCAGGGAGGGCAATAGTTTTGTTAATTACGTTTTCGAACATCGTATGTGAACTTCTTTTTGTTACAGCTTAATTCAGCGAAAATTCTGCGAGGCGAATATGAGAGGTTGATCTTGACTGCTTATTGATTTCTCTATCTCTATGGCTGGCTAAGGAATAATGCCGCAGCCCAAGGTAGGGTTGTGCCTCTATTTTGCACATAGAATAACCGCTTGCTTAATTTTTTTTTCCGCTTTTTTATCTCTTTCTTCTTTCAACCATGAAAAATACAAATTTTCACCAACTATTGTCCGCTTAATTGTATTTTTTATCACATTTTGAACACATTCTTGTGCTCCAATAACTTAAGGTAGCTTCATTTTTGTAAAATCTTGCTATCCTTTTCTATATGCATCTGTTAAAAAAATCAGCTTTTAATACTGGATACGCATACTTATACGCAAAAAGGGACCCTTTTCAAGAAGGGGTCCCTGTATATTTTTCAGATGGTCAGAATCAACCTTAGCTCTAGAAAAATATGTGTTTTTTGAAAACACATTATTTTCTGATACCAAGTTCTTTGATGATTGCTCTGTATCTGTTGATATCCTTTTTAGCCAAGTAGCTAAGCAATTTTCTTCTTTTACCTACCAATTTAAGAAGACCCAAACGAGACGCGTTGTCTTTTTTGTTTTTCTTCAGGTGCTCAGTCAGGTGGCTGATTCTTTTAGTGAAAAGTGCAACCTGTGCTTCAGGTGAACC
This portion of the Limibacter armeniacum genome encodes:
- the pnp gene encoding polyribonucleotide nucleotidyltransferase, producing the protein MFENVINKTIALPDGREISIESGKMARQADGAVVLRMGNTMLLATVVSSTDLREGIDFFPLSVDYQEKFASAGKIPGGFLKREGRLSDREILISRLVDRALRPMFPSDYRYETQVNISLISADQEAQPDALVALAASCALAVSDIPFPTPISEVRVILTKDGEYVVNPTPAQIEACDLDLIVAASEENILMVEGEMNEVSEDVMLEAMKVAHDAIKVQCQAQAELTEMAGKTEKREYDKGPENEELEKEIFDKVYDKLYAVAKASIKNKSERKEAFSAIKQEYLDALPEDDETIDLFLVKKYLNAAEKKAARNLVLDEKVRLDGRQLTEIRPIECEVDYLPSAHGSALFTRGETQSLTTVTMGTKLDEQMIDGAMFQGTSRFILHYNFPGFSTGEVKPNRGPGRREVGHGNLALRALSMVMPPENENPYTVRVVSDILESNGSSSMATVCAGSLALMDAGVKLKSTVSGIAMGMISDPETGKYAILSDILGDEDHLGDMDFKVTGTEKGITACQMDIKVDGLSYEVLKSALAQANEGRSHIRGKMEAVIKEARPDLKPHAPRSVTIEIEQDMIGAVIGPGGKIVQEIQKETNTTVVIEEVEGKGLVNIFAVNGDDMKAAVERVKAIIAVPEIGEVYDGVVKSIQPFGAFVEFMKGKDGLLHISEISWERIETMDGVMEVGEEVKVKLIDIDKKTGKYRLSRKELLAKPEGYQERKKERNDRGDRRGGGDRGGKKRF
- the rpsO gene encoding 30S ribosomal protein S15; amino-acid sequence: MENKEYLSVEYKKAIFEQYSKGGATDTGSPEAQVALFTKRISHLTEHLKKNKKDNASRLGLLKLVGKRRKLLSYLAKKDINRYRAIIKELGIRK